The proteins below are encoded in one region of Lactuca sativa cultivar Salinas chromosome 3, Lsat_Salinas_v11, whole genome shotgun sequence:
- the LOC111904304 gene encoding ervatamin-B, protein MEIMSKLILVSLSLIWCIGGIVEGFTYDDKEVETEEGKSAMFERWRSHHNMQAMRDKDKKKQYEAFKANLKIVHSTNKAKKPYKLQMNKFAGMSKAEFQSKYTGLKASPKIRPGMKSIVSEAEWPHPFKYRNFTDVPPAIDWRAQGAVTPVVNQGGCGSCYAFAAADTIASLHAIRTKQLIELSPKEIVDCCNCGGCNGGKMHDAFLYVANNKGLTTAKNYPYKPVAETCNVKKEHDVAVEIHGYERVPFNSEPALMASVANQPVQVSIECEEPFMLYKEGVMTAPTGTNTAHAVVIVGYDTDPDGTKYWIVKNSWGTDWGEEGYVRLLRGVPEKEGYSGVNTKPRFPTREEAGQDDTGRGDPVVHMSRDL, encoded by the exons ATGGAGATCATGAGCAAGTTAATTTTGGTTTCACTTTCATTGATTTGGTGTATAGGGGGGATTGTTGAGGGTTTCACATATGATGACAAAGAGGTTGAGACAGAGGAGGGAAAGTCAGCTATGTTTGAAAGGTGGAGGAGTCACCACAATATGCAAGCTATGCGCGACAAAGACAAAAAGAAACAGTACGAAGCGTTCAAGGCAAACCTGAAAATTGTTCACTCGACAAACAAGGCAAAGAAGCCATATAAGTTACAGATGAACAAGTTTGCAGGGATGAGTAAGGCCGAGTTTCAGAGCAAGTATACTGGATTGAAGGCTTCTCCAAAGATCCGGCCaggaatgaagtctatcgtcagCGAGGCCGAGTGGCCTCACCCTTTCAAGTATCGTAATTTCACTGATGTCCCACCGGCTATTGACTGGAGAGCCCAAGGTGCCGTCACCCCTGTCGTGAATCAAGGAGGATGTG GAAGTTGCTATGCGTTTGCAGCAGCAGATACAATTGCATCGTTACACGCGATCAGAACAAAGCAACTAATAGAATTATCACCTAAAGAAATTGTCGACTGTTGTAATTGTGGCGGATGTAACGGAGGGAAAATGCACGATGCCTTCTTGTACGTTGCAAACAATAAAGGTCTAACAACCGccaaaaactatccttacaagcCTGTGGCTGAGACTTGCAATGTTAAAAAG GAGCACGATGTTGCGGTAGAAATTCATGGATATGAGCGGGTGCCATTTAATTCTGAGCCGGCTCTTATGGCATCAGTTGCGAACCAGCCTGTACAAGTTTCAATTGAATGTGAAGAACCTTTTATGCTGTATAAAGAG GGAGTTATGACTGCACCTACTGGAACCAACACTGCGCATGCAGTCGTAATTGTTGGATACGATACGGATCCTGATGGAACCAAATACTGGATAGTGAAGAACTCTTGGGGAACAGATTGGGGAGAGGAAGGATACGTGAGACTCCTTCGTGGAGTTCCAGAGAAAGAGGGGTACAGTGGGGTAAATACGAAACCTCGCTTTCCTACCAGGGAAGAAGCTGGTCAAGATGATACAGGACGCGGCGACCCTGTGGTTCATATGAGTAGAGACCTCTAG